GAGGATCGCATGGCCGAGGCATTGCGCCATGCGAGCGATCGCCGCGGCATCGCTCTGGCGGCGAGCGGCGAGGATACCGACCAGGTCGCGCCCTTTGGCGTCGCCGAGCACATCTGGACCGCGACGCTCGTCGTGACCGCCGCCGACGGACGGACATGGACCGTCCGCCTCGCCGCCTGCAACGCGATCATGGCCGAGATCGTCGGCACCCGTGCCGTCTCGCCTGCAACCGGTCGCACGATCGGGGCGCGCGGCGTCGACGGTTCGGCAATCGCCGATGTCGATCTGCCGCTGCGCGCAGTGCTGGTCGATGTGCCGATGTCGATCGCCCGGCTTGCGAGCCTCGCGCCAGGCGCGGTCATTCCGGTGGCGATCAACCGCAACGTGCCGCTGATGACCGGAAATCTCACTATCGCACATGGCTGCGTCGGCGAACTCGACGACCGTGTCGCACTCGAACTCACACAATCATTTCTTTCGGAGTAGAACAGATGGCTTCGTATGCAGATGGCTTCGGCCTGATCCAGGACATCGACGTCCGCCTCACCGTCGAGCTCGGCCGCAAGTCGATGCGGCTGCGCGACGTGCTCGCGCTGGGTGAATCGAGCGTCATCGAGCTCGACCGCCTGACCGACGAGCCGCTCGACATGTTCGTGAACGGCAAGCTGATCGCCCGCGGCGAGGTCATCGCCCAGGGCAGCCGTTTCGCCATTCGCGTTCTCGAAATCGTCGGCGCGACGTCC
The genomic region above belongs to Qipengyuania spongiae and contains:
- a CDS encoding FliM/FliN family flagellar motor C-terminal domain-containing protein produces the protein MIVTPVPQAAARAANHCAELLSRAATPPDLDIEFARFANGFSEHAKAQLAGICDDRKLSAGILETKRVPASEWYDLVGTAHRHSFFALGQESRGILVSVGIGELVAQFERILGGTGEVDEKCVSLPTSARRFAAQFEDRMAEALRHASDRRGIALAASGEDTDQVAPFGVAEHIWTATLVVTAADGRTWTVRLAACNAIMAEIVGTRAVSPATGRTIGARGVDGSAIADVDLPLRAVLVDVPMSIARLASLAPGAVIPVAINRNVPLMTGNLTIAHGCVGELDDRVALELTQSFLSE
- the fliN gene encoding flagellar motor switch protein FliN, yielding MASYADGFGLIQDIDVRLTVELGRKSMRLRDVLALGESSVIELDRLTDEPLDMFVNGKLIARGEVIAQGSRFAIRVLEIVGATSSEPQVDRRPQPITVEPTGVSEHA